The Erigeron canadensis isolate Cc75 chromosome 1, C_canadensis_v1, whole genome shotgun sequence genome segment GACATTTTCCCATCACAATGGTGCGCAAACAGAACAGCactgaaatttaaaaaatagggACGATCGTTGTAGCTAACAATGTTAAAACATGATCCATAATTTTCGATATAACATGGACACGCTGAGACGAAGAAGTTACAGCTAGATTAGTAACCAAGTATGTGAATGATAACATACACATACATTATGGAAAGTACCTACAAACTACGATCATATTACCTTTTGGCTGCAGTCAGtgcaaacaaaaaaatgtaGGGGCAGTTACAGAATTATAGATAACTGTAATCAATATTGTTATTTTGATAAGCTTCACTAACCTGGCACCAACTGAAACCCTCCATGACAATTCTGACGAGATCTAGAGATGAGAACGAGTCCATTCATATGGTTAAACTGAGAAGCTATGTCTTGTCCAAAAGTATAACAAGCTGGAGATCCCCGCCCACATCGTTTGTGCCAGGCCATAGGATAATTTAGGGTCCTGGAAATTTCATGGATCGGCGCTTTTAAGTAAAGTACAAACAGACAAGACTGCTTAAGCAGATTCCTAGATCTTCAATTTTATTAGAAGTGAATAAGACTCTAGAAAGAATGCATGCTATTTCAAAGAGATTTACTCTAGTCTTTCTACTAGATATAGAGTTATCGAACAAGAAGGGGGCACATTAATACCATCTTTCTATAAACCTCAATCTTCATGTTTCCTCTTAAAAAATGCTCAACTCGCTTAAATAATGTAATCAAACATAAGAAACATTGCAATTTCTACTAAAAATATCTGAAATGCAAAGTGACTTTTAACCAATAAAAGTGTACATACTACATACATGCAATTAAAAGCATTTCTTGATCATTAAACAGATAATGGAGTGGAAGAGCATAAGTgggaaaagaaataaaacaccTAGTTTTCTTTCAAGTGATACTTGATAGGCGAAATGACCTTGGATGACCAAACATATAGCATATTTAAGCAAAGCACATAGAGTGAGAGATTGACATCTTTGTGTATACTTCCATAATATACATTAGAATATCCTCCAAATGCTACAACATCATTATCCAATGTGATTACCATGGATCAACTACCATACCATTTATTTGACATGGGAATGgtaaatcatcaatgtgatttaCCATGAACCATGGTGATAAGCACGTCAGTTTCTCTTGCAGAAAGGGTCCGTTTCTACACCATAAAGCATAATGTGAAACAAAATTGATTACATCTTAAGATATGATTATCTGTGGCCCATAGAGataacaaaaaaacatacaaaaagcCAGCAAAGAAAATATACAACGAACTGCATAATTTAGGGGGATGCCCCAAACAGATAATTACATGGAAAACACGTATCCAAGATTACCGTTTTATATCGAAAAACCAACCAACTGTCTAAAGGCATCAAATTTATAAGTGGCGACTGTATTCCAATCAGGTTCTGTTATCGATGGTTCTTTCAAGATAAATGGCAATGATTGAAGAAGTGAATCCAaatcaaattaaagaaaactaAATGCATAATAGAAacaccaaataaaaaaaacatagcaATAATCAAAGCTATTGTGAGAAAACaaacctcaatacaaaatttataaaataatatcatGGGGAGCCCATAACAGAATAACACATCAATAACATATCTCCAAGATTACCATTTATATCGAAAGACAAACCAACTATCGAAAGGCATCAAGATTATAGGTGGCGACTGTGTTGCATATCAGGTGATGGCTGTTGTTGAtggtttttcaatttaaatggcAATTATTGAAGAACAGTCAAGGATTACGATCTATATCAAAAGGCATCAAAATATGTATGCGGGGAGTTAACAACTTATCGTTTTGGGATAAAACTGAAAAGCGTCAAACACGAGTCCAACAAGTTTCATAACGGGTTAGAAGTTAGGCTGCCTTCCCCAATTGGCTATCAACCTGTTGACTAAACCGGTTAGGGTCATAAATAAGTCAACAACACATACTGACTTTTCATAACCAGGTCATGTTATCAGATTTCTCAACAGCCCACAGAACGTCAAACCAGTTACTAGACTATGACCAAAACCAGGTCGACACATGCTACCAGAATTGGCTTGGTTGACCATCACAACCTATAATATCCGTCAACCCATTAGCACTAAAAGCCAGAATTACAAAACAGGTCACATTATGCACTTTTCCAAAATCTATAACCACTACCGGCTACAGATACTTGATACTAACAGATAAACGACTCATCATTTATGGACTAAATTGAATAGGGTCAAACGGGTCCAAACGGGTCCAAACAGTCCGAGACATGTCGTGTAATGGGTCAGAAGTTAGGCTGCCTCTCCCATTGCCATTTATAAATGCGAGCATTGTGGATACTTTTAAACCAACCAAAAATACAACTTGCCGTTTTAGGACAGAACTAGGTAAAGTCAGAAATAAGTCCAATCGGACCGCCATGCCTTTTCCAACTCGCCATCAAACCCGTAGACTAAACAGGTTAGGGTCATAAACAAGTCAACAACACATGCAAACTTGTTTTATAACCAGGTCATGTTAATTCAGATTTCTCGATATCCCACTGGAACCACAAACCAGTTACTATATTATGACCAAATTAGGGTTAACACATACTACCAGGTTTGGCTAGGTCGACCTTCACAACCCACAACATCTGTCAACCTGACCATACCAAAAACAAGGGGCGCGCATCCTAAACAGGCCAGATTATGTCAATTTTCCAAACTGTAGAACCACTACCAGCTGAAAATGCTAGCATTGTGGATACTTTTAAACCAAAGTACAAAACATATAAACGACTTATTGTTTTAGGACTAAAGTAGATAGGGTCAAAAAAGAGTCCAATTGGTCGGACATGTGTGTCAGCCAAATATTACTAGATGACATTCATTTTAGAGAATTTTATATGGAAATTTTTTATTCAAGAAAGCAAAATCTGGTTACACTAGCAACTAATTAACAGATTGGTCATAACTAAAAAATGTTCCAAACCATGGAAAACAACATCATTCAATACTTGTAAAACATGTCTCCAAGGTTACCgttttatatcaaaaaaccAATAAATTATCGAAAGGCAACAAATTAATAGGTAGCTATTGTATTGCGCAATGCACATCAGGTAAGATAATGTCAACAAAAGATAATGTCAGCTAAAGAAGGTGCCTACTTATGAATTCAAATAGTGTCAATAAATTCAACATGAAACCAACAAATCTATAAATTGACATAAAATCTTGAAGTAGTAAGATTGGACATACCTGAATATGTTCCAAACCATGGAAAACGACATCATCTACTAATGCAGCCTTAAGTAGTCAATATAGTAGCACTGAGCAGGAGCCTCTGTAACATCTCAT includes the following:
- the LOC122598798 gene encoding uncharacterized protein LOC122598798 isoform X1 is translated as MMSFSMVWNIFRTLNYPMAWHKRCGRGSPACYTFGQDIASQFNHMNGLVLISRSRQNCHGGFQLVPVLFCLRTIVMGKCPRKFTASNDLYGNNKFVGIAFTQPCGMDYGVWTWKVLVKSYFNG
- the LOC122598798 gene encoding uncharacterized protein LOC122598798 isoform X2, with amino-acid sequence MYKITVPNSFCTSPRTLNYPMAWHKRCGRGSPACYTFGQDIASQFNHMNGLVLISRSRQNCHGGFQLVPACPCYIENYGSCFNIVSYNDRPYFLNFSAVLFAHHCDGKMSQKIYSKQ